The bacterium genome has a window encoding:
- the hutH gene encoding histidine ammonia-lyase: MSDILEIRGSGLTLEDVERVAGPSSPQVRLAEAARVRVEAARAVVERAVREGRVAYGITTGFGALSDVVIPVDRIRELQVSLIRSHAAGVGPALPEDETRAVVLLRANVLALGHSGVRPSIIELLLELLNRRVHPVIPSRGSVGASGDLAPLSHLALVLIGEGKAAYDGAVLPGGEALRRAGLEPVVLEAKEGLALNNGTQVQTGIGVLALLRAERALETAEVAGAMSLEGLRGTPDAFDPALHAVRPHKGQVASAARLRVLLEESEIRESHRYNDPRVQDAYSLRCMPQVHGAARQALAYVREVLEVEINSATDNPLIFPEEGRILSGGNFHGQPVAQALDLLAMACADLASISERRLARLVDPALSGLPAFLTLDPGVNSGLMMAQIVAASLVNELKLRANPASVDSIPTDANKEDHVSMGVAAALKAREAVEMLETVLALELIAGAQALEFLRPLRPGRGVQRAYELVRADVAPLDKDRELSDDIATVAARIRAGAFARLWETE, from the coding sequence ATGAGCGACATTCTCGAGATCCGCGGCAGCGGCCTGACGCTGGAAGACGTGGAGCGGGTGGCGGGGCCTTCATCGCCGCAGGTCCGGCTCGCCGAAGCGGCCCGTGTCCGGGTCGAAGCTGCGCGGGCCGTGGTCGAGCGTGCGGTGAGGGAGGGCCGCGTGGCGTACGGGATCACGACGGGGTTCGGCGCCCTGTCGGACGTCGTCATCCCCGTGGACCGGATCCGCGAGCTCCAGGTCAGCCTGATCCGAAGCCACGCAGCGGGCGTGGGGCCGGCGCTGCCCGAGGACGAGACGAGGGCGGTCGTGCTCTTGAGGGCGAACGTGCTCGCGCTCGGCCACTCGGGCGTGAGGCCCTCCATCATCGAGCTGCTGCTCGAGCTGTTGAACCGGCGGGTGCACCCCGTCATCCCGTCGCGGGGCAGCGTCGGCGCGTCCGGAGATCTCGCCCCCCTCTCCCACCTCGCCCTGGTGCTGATCGGCGAGGGGAAGGCTGCCTATGACGGCGCCGTGCTCCCGGGCGGCGAGGCGTTGCGCCGCGCGGGGCTGGAGCCGGTGGTGCTCGAGGCGAAGGAGGGGCTGGCCCTGAACAACGGCACGCAGGTCCAGACGGGGATCGGCGTGCTGGCGTTGCTGAGGGCGGAGCGCGCGCTGGAGACCGCAGAGGTGGCGGGCGCCATGAGCCTCGAGGGGCTGCGCGGGACGCCGGACGCGTTCGACCCGGCGCTCCATGCCGTGCGGCCGCACAAGGGGCAGGTGGCGAGCGCTGCGCGGCTGCGGGTCCTGCTGGAGGAGTCCGAGATCCGGGAATCCCACCGGTACAACGATCCGCGGGTCCAGGACGCGTACTCGCTCCGCTGCATGCCGCAGGTCCACGGCGCCGCCCGGCAGGCGCTCGCGTACGTGCGCGAGGTGCTCGAGGTCGAGATCAACAGCGCGACGGACAACCCGCTGATCTTCCCGGAGGAAGGCCGCATCCTGAGCGGTGGCAACTTCCACGGCCAGCCGGTCGCCCAGGCGCTGGACCTCCTGGCCATGGCGTGCGCCGATCTGGCGAGCATCAGCGAGCGTCGCCTGGCGCGGCTCGTGGATCCGGCTCTGTCCGGCCTCCCCGCGTTCCTGACGCTGGACCCGGGGGTGAACTCGGGGCTGATGATGGCGCAGATCGTGGCGGCGTCGCTGGTGAACGAGCTGAAGCTCCGAGCGAACCCGGCGAGCGTGGATTCGATCCCGACGGACGCGAACAAAGAGGATCACGTGTCCATGGGCGTGGCGGCGGCGCTGAAAGCACGCGAGGCGGTCGAGATGCTCGAGACGGTGCTGGCGCTGGAGCTGATCGCCGGTGCGCAAGCGCTGGAGTTCCTGCGGCCGCTCCGGCCCGGCCGTGGTGTGCAGCGGGCGTACGAGCTGGTCCGTGCGGACGTGGCGCCGCTGGACAAGGACCGCGAGCTCTCCGACGACATCGCCACAGTGGCCGCGCGCATCCGTGCCGGCGCCTTCGCCCGTCTCTGGGAGACCGAATGA
- a CDS encoding transcriptional regulator NrdR produces MRCPYCGGTEDRVVDSRTSREGRAVRRRRECLSCARRFTTYEYVEQRPLQVLKRDGTSEPYERRKLLRSVRLPCVKRPISPSEIEAIVDEIEDELSRLGKEEVESRVIGEMVMERLRKRDYVAYVRFASVYRNFQDLDEFVAELTDLKARRARQALNEDQAELPL; encoded by the coding sequence ATGCGCTGCCCGTACTGTGGAGGAACCGAGGATCGCGTCGTCGACTCGCGCACGAGCCGTGAAGGCCGTGCGGTGAGGCGGCGGCGCGAATGCTTGAGCTGTGCCCGTCGTTTCACGACGTACGAATACGTGGAGCAGCGGCCGCTCCAGGTGCTGAAACGGGACGGGACGTCCGAGCCGTACGAGCGCCGCAAGCTCTTGCGGTCGGTGCGGCTGCCGTGCGTGAAGCGGCCGATCTCCCCCTCGGAGATCGAGGCGATCGTGGACGAGATCGAGGATGAGCTGAGCCGTTTGGGGAAGGAGGAGGTCGAGAGCCGGGTGATCGGTGAAATGGTGATGGAGCGGCTGCGGAAGAGGGACTACGTGGCGTACGTGCGGTTCGCCTCGGTGTACAGGAACTTCCAGGACCTGGACGAGTTCGTGGCGGAACTCACGGATCTGAAGGCGCGGCGGGCGCGACAGGCTTTGAACGAGGACCAGGCCGAGCTCCCTCTCTAG
- a CDS encoding peptidoglycan-associated lipoprotein, producing MALRRLVLSSAVIAVVALGACSRRQPPPQPAQQVDDEAARRAEEERRRREEEEAARRAEEERRRAEEEARRAAAEARNILVEMVHFDFDRSDIRPDAQAILQRKIPILRANPGVRMVIEGHADERGSVEYNIALGLRRANAVKEYLVGFGLDPSRFETQSFGESRPLDPRSNEEAWAKNRRAEFRITGGGDNLVLPRTSQ from the coding sequence ATGGCGTTGCGGAGGCTGGTTCTGTCGTCGGCCGTGATCGCCGTGGTGGCGCTGGGCGCGTGCTCGAGGCGTCAGCCCCCGCCGCAGCCGGCGCAGCAGGTGGATGACGAGGCCGCACGGCGCGCGGAGGAGGAGCGGCGCCGGAGGGAGGAGGAGGAGGCTGCGCGCCGCGCGGAGGAGGAGCGGCGCCGCGCCGAGGAGGAGGCGCGGCGTGCGGCGGCGGAGGCGCGCAACATCCTGGTGGAGATGGTGCATTTCGACTTCGACCGCTCGGACATCCGGCCGGACGCGCAGGCGATCCTCCAGCGGAAGATCCCGATCCTGCGGGCGAACCCCGGTGTACGGATGGTCATCGAGGGGCACGCGGACGAGCGCGGCTCGGTCGAGTATAACATCGCATTGGGGCTGCGCCGGGCGAACGCGGTCAAAGAGTACCTCGTGGGCTTCGGGCTCGACCCTTCGCGCTTCGAGACGCAGAGCTTCGGCGAGTCCAGGCCGCTGGATCCCCGCAGCAACGAGGAGGCGTGGGCCAAGAACCGTCGCGCGGAGTTCCGCATCACGGGCGGCGGGGACAACCTGGTCCTCCCGCGGACCTCTCAGTGA
- a CDS encoding imidazolonepropionase, whose translation MQVTLFTGAAEVVTGESTGPDGIRTGVAVAVRDGTIAAIGAEAELARRFPGAQRVDCSGCVITPGFVDSHTHAVFGRWRADEYALRARGASYMEIARRGGGILASVRDVRARDEDELVELTRVRLETMLRSGTTTAEIKSGYGLRTEDELKLLRVVRRLAEEGPMDLVPTFLGAHEVPDEYRGRTDAYVEVVVREMIPAVAAERLAVFCDVFMEPGVFDGKQARRILEAGLEHGLVPKLHADELEPSGGAELAASLGAASADHLGCVSDAGIDALAAAGTVATLLPATLFFLGKRSYAPARTLIERGATVALATDFNPGSAPSPRMPLVLTMACSQMGMEPLEALVAATAGGARALRLEDGRGRIREGAPADLLVWETSDHREIPYRFGEDLLAGVWKRGVRVA comes from the coding sequence ATGCAGGTCACGCTGTTCACGGGCGCGGCGGAGGTCGTGACGGGTGAGTCCACCGGTCCGGACGGCATCCGGACCGGCGTGGCCGTCGCGGTGCGGGACGGGACCATCGCGGCCATCGGCGCCGAGGCCGAGTTGGCGCGGCGGTTCCCCGGCGCGCAGCGCGTGGACTGCAGCGGCTGCGTCATCACGCCGGGCTTCGTGGACTCCCACACGCACGCCGTCTTCGGCCGCTGGCGCGCGGATGAGTACGCGCTCAGGGCGCGGGGCGCGTCGTACATGGAGATCGCACGGCGCGGCGGAGGCATCCTGGCGTCGGTGCGTGACGTCCGGGCGCGAGATGAGGACGAGCTGGTCGAGCTGACACGCGTGCGTCTCGAGACGATGCTGAGGTCCGGGACCACCACCGCGGAGATCAAGAGCGGCTACGGCCTCCGCACCGAGGACGAGCTGAAGCTGCTCCGGGTGGTGCGGCGGCTGGCGGAGGAAGGCCCCATGGACCTGGTGCCGACGTTCCTCGGCGCCCACGAGGTGCCGGACGAGTACCGTGGCCGCACGGACGCATACGTGGAGGTGGTCGTCCGGGAGATGATCCCGGCCGTCGCGGCGGAGCGGCTGGCGGTGTTCTGCGACGTCTTCATGGAGCCCGGGGTCTTCGACGGCAAGCAGGCGCGGCGGATCCTGGAGGCCGGCCTGGAGCACGGCCTCGTTCCGAAGCTGCACGCGGACGAGCTCGAGCCCTCGGGGGGGGCCGAGCTGGCCGCCTCCCTGGGCGCCGCATCGGCGGATCACCTGGGTTGCGTGAGCGATGCCGGGATCGACGCGCTGGCCGCCGCCGGCACGGTGGCGACGCTCCTCCCGGCGACGCTGTTCTTCCTCGGCAAGCGTTCGTATGCGCCGGCGCGGACGCTGATCGAACGCGGCGCCACGGTCGCGCTGGCCACGGACTTCAACCCGGGCTCCGCGCCGTCGCCCCGGATGCCGCTGGTGCTGACGATGGCGTGCTCGCAGATGGGCATGGAGCCGCTGGAGGCGTTGGTGGCGGCGACGGCGGGCGGGGCGCGCGCGCTGCGGCTCGAGGACGGCCGGGGCCGGATCCGGGAGGGGGCGCCGGCGGACCTGCTGGTGTGGGAGACGTCCGATCACCGGGAGATCCCGTACCGGTTCGGCGAGGATCTGCTGGCCGGGGTGTGGAAGCGGGGGGTACGCGTGGCGTGA
- the tatC gene encoding twin-arginine translocase subunit TatC, whose amino-acid sequence MKPRFLRAANQEMPFLDHLEELRWRILWSLIALAIGAVIGFVLVVRFDVLGLLVAPIEPLLNGTQLKYLSPTDPFFLTLKLGVGVGVLLASPIVVQQIWAFVSPALLPHERRAIVPALYLGLVLFLGGVALAYFVVLPITLEFMMGFQAQSLEQNITVGHYLSFVVRVLLAFGLVFELPVVMLVLAAIGLVDSRMLASKRRYAVVASVILASVITPGDFVVLTIFMMIPLLLLYELSIGLAKLVERRRMERAEVTA is encoded by the coding sequence ATGAAGCCGAGGTTCTTGCGTGCAGCCAACCAGGAGATGCCGTTCCTGGATCACCTGGAGGAGCTGCGCTGGCGTATCCTCTGGAGCCTCATCGCCCTGGCGATCGGCGCTGTGATCGGCTTCGTCCTGGTCGTGCGCTTCGATGTCCTGGGGTTGCTGGTGGCGCCGATCGAGCCGCTGCTGAACGGCACGCAACTCAAGTATCTCAGCCCCACCGATCCGTTCTTCCTCACGCTGAAGCTGGGCGTCGGCGTGGGTGTGTTGCTGGCCTCACCGATCGTGGTGCAGCAGATCTGGGCCTTCGTGTCTCCGGCGCTGCTGCCGCACGAGCGCCGGGCGATCGTTCCCGCGCTGTACCTGGGACTGGTCCTCTTCTTGGGCGGCGTCGCCCTGGCGTACTTCGTCGTGCTCCCGATCACGCTCGAGTTCATGATGGGGTTCCAGGCACAGAGTCTGGAACAGAACATCACCGTCGGGCACTATTTGTCGTTCGTCGTGCGGGTTCTGCTGGCGTTCGGGCTGGTGTTCGAGCTGCCGGTGGTGATGCTCGTGCTCGCCGCGATCGGGCTGGTGGACTCGCGGATGCTGGCGTCGAAGCGGCGTTATGCGGTGGTCGCTTCGGTGATCCTCGCGAGTGTGATCACGCCAGGCGACTTCGTCGTGCTCACGATCTTCATGATGATCCCGCTCCTCCTGCTGTACGAGCTGAGCATAGGGCTGGCCAAGCTGGTGGAGCGCCGGCGGATGGAGCGAGCGGAGGTGACCGCTTGA